agaaagaaaaataaaaatatgtTAGAACAAGAAAAACTAAGAAATAAAAAAAAAGGGAAAACACAAGAAATCATAAAAAGAATTAAaggaaaaagtaaaaaaaaatgcTCAGCGCGTACTACAGATCGTTCATCTTGCATTACTAAAAATGTATATAAAAAAATTTCGTGCAATATTTCTGAAAACAATATGACATATTTGAAAATACACAAGGTCTTTtgaaaatactccctccgttcctaaatatttgtctttccaGAGAtgtcaaatggactaccacatacggatgtatatagacatattttagagtgtagattcactcattttgttccgtatgcagtcacttgttgaaatatctagaaagacaaatatttaggaacggagggagtacatgataCACGCTTTCAAAGAAACGATGAACATTTTGAAATActcgatgaacatttttttttaCTAGCTATACTATGTTTATACCTGAAACTGCAAACATGTAATTGAACGTATATTCATGATGTTGTTTTTGTTTCTGGTTGGTTTTAAAGGATTATCTCCTCTTCTGTCTTTCCCTATTCCATTTTACTGATATGACTTCATATAACAACATATTCTTCTGCTATGAACTTGTGCCGAACAGAGATGAAGACAAAGGACGCCCCATCAGCATCTTGAGCCTTGCCCTTTTGCTGCTGCTGCACTCCGGTATGTAGTGCAATGTAACCACAGCCACTTGATCTCCAACCCACGCCCAACTGCCAACCCACATACGTACATATGAAACAATCTGAACTTCCTGATCATCAATAGCTTCAGGTACGACTACAACGGCGGCAGAGGACGATGTTCAGCAATACACCGCCGGGATCAGAATGTGGGTTTGCACGGTGTACGCCCGTCCTGGGCCAGTCGACAACACCACATGCGAGTGGCTGTTCCAACAACTCGACCAGCGGCGGCATGCAGGTGCGGCTCGGCGGCGATtacgactgctgctgctgctctgtgGCCGATCATGCTAGGCAGCCTCCTTGTGCTGGTGGTGATGCTGGTCTAGTTCAGAGTTACCACCGTAGCCGTGCACTGTGCGTGAGGTTCAGAGTTTCTTCAGGACGCATGTACTAGTGTTGGTCAGAGTTGGAGCTGGGCACTAGCCAATGAGCCATAATAAAAGTTGATGAGAGTCAATGAATGTGGACTTGTCGAATAGTAGCAGCAGTTAAATGAGTTTGGATTAATTTCCTATATTAACTAGCCATCTGTCGGCTGCGCTGGGGTGGCAACGGTGGCGAGCCGACTGTGCAGACCTTGCCGGGGGCTTCAGTACCAGGGAAACAGAACTGGCTTCTCCCTGAAAAGAGATATTATTCTGGATTAGTTTTCTTCGGAACAGATTAAACCATTTCTGTTCTACCCGTTGATAAGATTTCAGTTGTCTTACCTCTTCTCATGCAGAGCAGGGAATGTAAGTGGATGGCATGTTAATCCCAGCCAAGCAATATTAGGCAAGCACTGTGTCCCATTTTCTGAACTGCAATGCTTGCACAGCACTCAGTTTTTGGTTTTGCCTCATCTTCCACACTGTGATGCCTGTAAAGTGGCCTGATTTGCGAGCGCTGAAATTCCAATGAAATCCCTTTCTCTCATCAACTCTTTGTCGAAGATAGCATCGGACAGCACCACTGCAGATGCCCCTGCCTCCATGTACGACTTGATTGAACCTGTATACAACAGTGGCCATAGCATCAGAGTGAATAGTATCATACAGCTAACCGATATTTACACTTCGAATAAGTTGCTTCATTACTCTGTTTCTTTGAAAGAGTCTCAGTGCTATGAAACAGACACTTAAGGTTGCTACTTAGACACCAACAGAAGATACGGACGATATTCGCAAAAAGGGAAAAGAAAATAGGGACGATGGATACTAGACAAGGCCATCTACCTATGGTAATTCCTTGCGAAGCAACCATTGGTACAAGAGGAAATGGTTTCTTTAGAGCAGACATGTACATCTCTCCACCAATCGCTGAAACTGGGTACACCTAATTAAAGTAGACCACACAAACAAGCAAGGTGTCAGATGCCTATAAGCAGAACAGAAAACTAACACATTTATTCATCACAAAATAAAGTGACACATTTTGCTAGTTAGTATACAAACAAAATGGTTGTAAGGAAATACATTGCTTTACAATGTCTGGCAAAAGTTATCATCTAATATATTATTAATGCTCTGATATGTCTCTACTATAACTACAAGAGGAGAGGTATAAGCAATGAAACCTTAACGACTTTAGCACCAGCATTGCAAGCAGATATAACCTGTAAAACTCAGATATAGCAAAGACGTGAGAATAAGAATTAGGTCACGCTACTCTGAATTGCACCAATGAATTTTCATGCAAGTTCATACCATATGTGGCATGTGGTACATACCTCAGTTGGAGTAAGCACTCCTGGAATATATAGAACTTCACTTCCGTCAAGATCATGAAGTATTTCCTTAAACAATAAGATTGAAAGAATTGATTAACATTTATATGCTGTATAGCATACAAACAGTACAATCACCAAATATGATATAACAGATGGTagatttctactccctccgtcccaaaataagtgtctcaaccttAGTACAACTTCgtactaaagttagtataaagttaagacacttattttgagacggagggagtattagatATGTCGACGTAATTGGAAGTGAAGGGATCGAATTTGCAAAATTAAAGTATTGACACCCTAAAGCCTAAATTACAAGCCTATAAGGATCTCTGATATAAAATATGTGACACTGACGAACTTTACAGAGAATGTCCCTAGTGATGTGTATAACTAGTAATCGGAAACATGTGAATTTCAAGTAAATAATAAACATTATTACAAATGAAATAGTACTGACTCTTACCATGACTGTGCCAGGGCTCATGAGAAACTGTGCACCAGCTCTAATGGCTTTCCTTGCATCATCAGCATTTAAGACCGTACCAACCTAAGTACAGGGTGCAGAAAAACCAGAACGTATCATGAGCAACTTAACATTGATGCTTACAGTTAGCGTACCTGGGGTTGCGTGGGACAGCTCGGTTCAATTGTAAAGATTGTAGAAACTATTGACATTGTACTTGGTAATAAGAGTATAACGTTTTTAAGGTTACGTAAAAAGTGACCAGGCTTGATGCTAAAAAGCAGTTAGCTGTTAGCTGAGAAGCCATATGTGTTCAGGCAATGAGGCAAAAAATCTACCAAGTAATGCCAGAGACTCACCCCAAATGTCAAGGAAGGGTAACTCTTGCGAAGATCCTCAACAACCTGCTAGAAGGTGTACCAATCAATCAAAATGCTACCAAAGAGAGCAACGATAATGGTAGAAGTGCAAAATTTCAGAAGAATAGCGAGAAAGGCCACACCCACCTCTAGCACTCCAGGAGTGGACATTACAATTTCTAGCTGAACAACATTGCACATGCTTGTTAGCACCAGGGACAAGAAATGAAACACACATAACAAACAAGAGAATCCATCGGAGCAACCGACTCACCACGGAGACGCCGCCGCGAACGGCCGCGTGGGCCGCCTGCATCGCCGTCTCGCCACTGCAAGGGGAGCCACACAAATAGAGGAAAAATACAGAAGGTTCagtccggtgaggccaagcgccGAACAGGTCGCGGGCAGCGTGGACTGGGTGAAACCAGCCTTCTGCTTACTCTTGCGCGCGGAGGCAGGCGATGACGCGCGAGCGCAGTATGGCGGCGAGCGCTTTCGGTGGCCGCGGCGGGTCTCGCCGAGGAGACTGGGAGGCGAGAAGAGGCAGCTGTGCTGCGGCGACGACGAGCATCCTGGTTCCCGGAGCGAGTGACAGCCGCCAAGCGCTGACCGGTGTAGCCGTAGACCTGTAGTAGGAGAGCGTATCCTGTCCTGAATCCTGTGAACCGTTGGATGTGAAAGAAGGAGCAGGATACCGTCAGGATGTGGGCCAATGGAACATTTTTCAGAAGAAACCTCGTAGCGTTACTGATTGGGCGAATCATCCTTCCAGACCGAACCATTTCTAACCCTGAGAACATGGAAACCAGAAACTTCATGAAAATCATGTTTGAAAGTTTtataaaaatctaaaaaaatacGAGATGTTAAAAGGGTGATATTCTATTGCTGTGCGGAATTTCAAGTTAAAACGCATTACGGGATGAGAGCTATGAAAAAAAATAGATTCAACAATGAGTAGTGTCACTATTGTTCGGCACAACTTAGTGCTGATTTTTGGTTTTTCCATAGCTCACATCCCCTAATGTTTTTTAACTTGGCATTATCCTCTTAATGTCCCtcttttttttttgagatttttACGGAACTTTAAAATTTTGTTTTTACGTGGGTTTTCATTGGATTCCATATGATATTCTCCCTTCtgagagcatctacaaccggccCTTCCATACCTGCCCCAAACACCCGAGCGGGTTGCCCGGTCATTGCCTGGGCGCAAAATTGTCACCCAACCACGCCTCACAAATTCGGCTCAAACGCCCGGACTGGCCAACACTCCCATATCCATCCCATATCTGGGGCAGATATGAGGACGCCCGGACGCACCCGTCACGTCGGATCCGACCCACTATGGCCCACCCGACCCCACATAAAATGAACCCTATCCGCACTCAGCACACATAACCCTAGCCGCATTCCACTCCACTCCACTCCCCTCCAGTCCACTCCCCTCCGACCACAAGCTCCCGACCGGCGATCTCCGACCTTCTCGGCAGCGGATCCAAGTCCTGCACCTACCAATCCGTTGACCCAGAGTTCGTCCCACGCGGCCCCGAGGAGGAGATGGTTGTCCACCTTGCGCTCTGCCGCTCATGGGAGGAGTCCAGCCGATGGCAGCGCTCGGATCCATCCAATGGGAATCCATTGCGTCCGTCCAAATGGCGCATGGATCCGGTCCCAGGGTAGGTTTCGCTGCCTCATCGAAGGCGGGTGTTGTATGTCTGGCGTCCAAACGCCGTTGTAAATGTGTAGCCCCTCCATTGGCGCGCGAAATCAAAGGTGCACAACAACTTCACGTCCAACACAAATATGGCGCGGCATGACCGCCGTGCGAGGCAGCAGGCGCGGGAGGCCGCAACAGACGTCGGTGAGCCGGAGGCGGACTCTTCGGTGACGCGTATGATGCACGGCAATGCCTGCCACCGCAACCGTGTCAAGGTGGACGTTGCCGGCTCCGACCATGACAATCCATCATCGACATCACATCCACTGGCGACATGCAGGGCACAGACTCCGACGAGGAAGAGTATGGCATGGAAGACGGCGGCACCTCGAGTCCCGTGAGACGGTGCATGTCCCATGCCCACTCTACCTTGCCGGCAACTGCACAAACACTCCGAGGGGTGCTGCAGGCCACCAGACATGGACATAGCCAGAACAACACGGGCGGTCGCCGGTGAAAATTTAGAGTTGTTTTGTGTTGCATGTAATCATACGGATTTGATGATTTGCAAATGGAGTATCCGGTTGTGGAAATATTTTGTGTGTCTTGTCATTATTCGCGGACGCATCGAGCGTGTGCGCGGGCATTTGGTGGGCGAATTTTACGAGTtgtggttgtagatgctctaacccCGGTCGACTCGCTCACGATCTCCGACTAGCTGGTGGCCCCCATAGCCCTTGGAGGGCGTCAGGTTGCATCACCGGCGCAGATCTAGGCTCGTCTTGACCATTGCCACCAGAAGTGTTTTTCCTTCAACAAGGTGAAAGAACAATGACATTTTTCAAAATACCATACAAAATTGTCGCCTTGCTCGGAGAAATAAAATCTAATCTACACTCTCAAAATGATACATAGTTGCATCAATACAATAGTAACAAACTCTAGCATCTATGGTTACAATTAATAGAAGATATAAAATGACAACACTGCAGACACATGTTCACAAGGTAACATGCTTAGTAACACCACACTAGATTCATGCGCAGGCATACCAACGAACGTGTTGCGGTTTAGGGATACGCGTTCGACATATTGTGTCCATTAGTATAAGGTCTAGTTCACCATGCAAAGCTTTCATGGGTAGATCTCTATGACTGAGTAGGGACCCAACACCGGCATGATCTTGTAAGTCACCCAATCCAACATCAGAAAAGATCCTCTTCCACTCACGCTCATCCCGTTCCACGCCGTTGATGCACATTGAGAACATGTTCTGTAAGGCTTCCACTCGCTGATCTTCCTATCGCCATCTGCAGACCCCCTTACCATATCTATGATTATCACCTTCCCTCCGGCGTTCTTGGTGGCGATGGCCTCCTTGCAATGTTGAAGTATTTTGATGCAATCCTCATGACCCCAGTCATGCATGATGTTCTAGAACAAATATAAAGAAACAAtttagaagaaaagaagaagacaACAAGCAGCTTAGCGGAAGAGGAAAACGATAACATTGATTGCACTATAAGAACCAATAGAGAAAAAACTTTAACAAAAAAGATGGACGGTTCAATGAATGAAATAAGATAAAGGAAACAATAAGAAAGAAAATAAAGGTCTTAGACTACTGCATCTGTTCCATAATGTAGTGTGTAtagattttttttcaaaagtcaaacATTACAAACTTTGACCATGTTTATAGACAAAAATATGTACATTTAAAACCAAATACATATCATTGGATACATCATCAGTCATATTTTCATGTTTTGTATGTTTGAATTGTATGTATATAAATAGTTTCCTCTGTAAACTCGGTCAAAATTTGTTTAGTTTGACTATTCAGAAAATCTATATGCACTCTACTACATTATGAAATGGAAGGGAGTATTTGGGACCCGCCAATTAATGGTACGACAGGATGAGACCACATTAATACTAGGTGATGTCGATGGGGTACATAGACATACCTTGAGCAAGACAACATCCGTGGGTGGAATGGATTCAAACATGTCACCCGCGACGAAACGGAGATTATCATGGTCACCGGCGGCCTGGCCCACAACGTGAGGGAGGTCCAGTCCAGGCTCCAGCACGGTGCACTCGATGCGCGGGAACGCCTTGGCGATCACTCCTTGCCCGCGCCGTTGCCGCCGCCGACGTCCACGAGCGAGCTCAGGCCGCGGAAGATGCGGCCCTTATCCAGAAGGGTGACCTCGAGGAAGAGCTCGCTGTCCGCGGTCATGGCGTCGTTCAGGACGCGGTTGAACCGGGCGTCCTTGCTCGCCATCTCCTGCTGGGAGCACAGGCGGTGGCGCTGAAGATGCCCGACTCGCTGAGCAGCTCCAAGACGCGCCGGAGGTCGGCGACCCTCGCCGGGTGCGCACCTTGGTGTCGGCCGCGATGTCGGCCAGGGTGGCGGTGCTGCCGCGGCGGTGGATGGCGTCGGTGATGCCGAGGTCCACGGCGCACTTGAGCGACATGGACTTGACGTAGCCGAGCACGTGGTTCTGGAGCTCCGCAAGAGCTACGAGCAACT
This genomic window from Aegilops tauschii subsp. strangulata cultivar AL8/78 chromosome 4, Aet v6.0, whole genome shotgun sequence contains:
- the LOC109772780 gene encoding uncharacterized protein; amino-acid sequence: MLVVAAAQLPLLASQSPRRDPPRPPKALAAILRSRVIACLRAQDGETAMQAAHAAVRGGVSVLEIVMSTPGVLEVVEDLRKSYPSLTFGVGTVLNADDARKAIRAGAQFLMSPGTVMEILHDLDGSEVLYIPGVLTPTEVISACNAGAKVVKVYPVSAIGGEMYMSALKKPFPLVPMVASQGITIGSIKSYMEAGASAVVLSDAIFDKELMRERDFIGISALANQATLQASQCGR